The Lolium rigidum isolate FL_2022 chromosome 1, APGP_CSIRO_Lrig_0.1, whole genome shotgun sequence region TACTTGAGCAGATGTGCTAGGTTCTGAACGTCCATCCTTGTGTCCACCATCCTCAGTTCTCCCTGGGGTTCTTTTGCATGGCAAACACGCTGGGTCTGTTTCAGTCTTAGAACTGTCATCTTGAGGAAAATGATCACCAGATTTTGCTTCAAAGCTCATTGCAGAAACCAACTTGCAGTTTTCAGTTTCTTTCTGCATGGCATGTAGCAATGAGCCGCGGTATTCAGGTGGAGAAACCGACTTGTTTTCAGTGTGTACATGTGATGCAATCTCTGGACCAATTGTTCCCATGTTCTGCTTCAAAGCTCTCTGACCACACGCCATTACCTCCGTGGACCTCTTTAGTAAAGCTGCTTGAGCAGCTGAACCAGGTTCTTTTTCGTTGCCATCCAAACCTGATGCTGGTACCCTAGGAGCTCTATCTGGCCCATCAACTTCAGTTAACCCAACAACATCTATCTTCCGATCTCGAGAGTGATTGGATTCAACATCACTATCTGACGAACTGACAAGATCAACATAATTGGTACTGACTTTGTATGATTCCACGCCTTCTGTAGGAGGATTGGACAGACCACTACTACTTTTTGCCTTCATGCTTTTGTTGTTTGGATCTTTTCCAACATCCACTGGCAGTGAATCTTTTGCATCCAGCCCCTTAGGACAGCCAGTGGTATTTGTCCTGACTTCCCACGATCCAATCTCCTTTGAGCCGGTGAATGCAACAACCTTGATGACATAAGATGTACATGGAGCAAGTCCTCTGACCACTAACATTCTTGCTGGCATCGGAATTATGCCTGTTAGCTTTGAGGGATAATCCTCTTCACTAGCCTTTCGGTGCCACAAGTTAAAGCCAGTTAAACCTCGGGAGAGAGTGGGGCATGCATCCAGGTCAAAAACTACTGTGACAGAATCATGAGATACATCCTCAACCTTTATGAAATCTGATGATACCATACGAGAGCCTGAGTTACAAGTTATGCATAAACATCCATACCAATTACAGGTATATCATGATTAGAAAATGGAAAAAGTGGACACTTACTCTGAAACTGTGAGTCAGCAGTTAATGCGCCATTTAACATAGATTCCAGAGTCTCTATAGCACGGGTACAAAGCCTCTGAACTTCAGTGCCTACAGGAAGACGACCAACAATTCCCCGGCCCTTGTCTGGAAGGCCAGTAATCGGACCAAGCTCACCCTCCAGCTTCTTCAATGCTGTATCAACGACCTCATGGAGGAccaagtacttctgagtagatatgaGGATCTTATGACTAATAAATATCCGATGGCACAACACATCCAACCGCCGAGCATCTTTTGCTATCAATAGTTGTTTCTTCCAACACCTGGGAAAATCAAATTACACGGTCATCCTTACTAACTATATTTTGATCAAACTGgaaaaatcagggcaaaacaagtCTAACTTCAGCCCTGAagttcatttaaatcacacaagaTGAAAATACAAGCCACGCTCAGAGAAAATAAAAAGAGGACGTGTGCAGCATAGTAAAAAAAAATTGCCCCGCTCTTTCATTTCTCTTAGCTACCATAGAATGAAAAGCAATAATGTATAGTAACAGGAAAAAAACTATTTATTATGAAAGGCTAAAAGCTGAACCCAGATGAGTGAATCATGGTGGAGATATTTGCGTGAATAACACTGATGTGATAAGGCAGCTAACAAGTAAGACTGGAATCAAAAGTACTTGAACAGATATGTGCAGCTAGCTAATTCTAACTTTAGCATAGATAATATTGTAAGTGAAAAATGTTACAGAAAATACCCAAGCAAATCATTTTGTTTCCCGCAGTGGATGCAATAATAACTGCCGTCAAGTTTCTTTGATTGTCCATTCTGCAGAATGCCAGATCTTTCATCCTTGAATGCACATTCTAGGTGGCACGACAATCCACATGACTCTTCCTCCAAGGGTTGGTCTGAATTGCAGGACAGCCACAGGCTAGGATCCTTATTGTCGTCGTACTTAAAACAAATACAGCATGAGCAACGCTTGCAAAATTTATCTGCTGGAGCAAGAACAGCCCTACAAGCTGAATTTTCACAAGAATGTGCAATGTTTGTTGGTCCAGTTATATCAGCTGTTACTGAAGTGTTTGCAATAACTGGAAGCACTGGAGCATCACTCTTTTTCTGTCTTTTGCAAGGTAACTGGATGTTACTTGAGTCCGGCTCAGGGCCTGACCTCTTCATACTTTTCCCATGACCACATGACTTCTCATTCACAGCCGTGAAGAGAAAGTGTAGTATCCGCTGTTTTGATACCCCTTCATATTTTCTATTTTGGCATAATTCAGAGCAGAATATCTGTATAATATCACAGCGTGACCACTCATGCAACAGTTCAAGTGCTTTATCTGGACATTTTGACAATTCACGGACAAGTTCTCTCTTCGCATCAACACTCAGCAAACGGCATTTAGCTGGATCAGCAATAAGTCCTGGAGAACCAGAAGGGTACAGTCACTGCTAGCAAAAAGACACAGTAGTGGTGGTAGAGTGGTAACCAACATTATGTTATCCCACGAATGGTGAACAAGGTAAACGTTACAAGTATTGCAGATCTCTTCCAAAACATAATAGATAATCGCCCGGGATGAAAGTACACTACATAAATATAAACTGGATCTATGAAGAATGCCTCACACTAACACATAAAGTCAGCAACCAGTACTACTcttccctttaccttttattataAGATATGATATTGTTGTACAGAAGATGCCACAGTGTAAAAAAAAAAAGACGGGATCCGAAAATGATTTGTTCATGCATCATGTGTATTTATATAGTATTAACATGGGTTTGATTTAAATTATGCGCAGACATGTAATATATGTGATGTCCGCTGCTACTCGTAACTAATGACATCATGCCCTTGGTGTGAAATATTTTGGGTTTGTTGCACTAACTGAGAAGGAAAGGGGTGGCAATCCACCACAAAATGCTGGTGGAAATCATGCTCATCGAAATCATGTGCTGGGTAAATCCACCAGTAAAATTCTTATGACATACGCATCACAGAAACCGGCATGTACCCTGCAAACGTTAGCCCTTCTTAAACGCGACAGTAACAGGCTAACAGCCATAAATTATCTACCCAGCATTTGTGTCACGAAGCAGAGTGAAGGCACAATGCCATCTACCCTAAGCAAAGAAAACGCAATGCAGCAATGGTAACCACGTGTATACGAACCTAAACATAAGACATTGGGGGCAACAAAAAGCAACATTTCTGGTTTTTGCTCATCTTTGCCAagctagctagtaacatcacttcAGACAAGCCTATAACTAGCGACCTGCCAGTGAGTAAAAATACACACTCGTGCATTGCACCCTAGGCAGCAtggaaaccatgaatgatgatgccaTGGCCTAGAAGCCGCGACCGAACAGGGGAGGAAGAAGCAAAATGCAGGTAATAAGATACATAAAACGCGATTAAAGGACGAGCCCTAAAGGCTTGAATCGCAACCAAACCCCACGGAAACAGCACGCAGGGAATCGGCCGCCCGCGTCGCAGATCGGTGAATCGAGACCTAAGAAAACGCCTCCATACGCAGAGCTTGGCCAGAGGAAATGCCCCCAAAGAAAACTACGCACGGAAGTTGAGTGGGGAGAAGGGACGGGTCACGGGATAGGCGCAGACCAGAGTACGGCGAGGGAtccatggcgacgacgagggggaGGCGGAGGAGTGGTCTCGCTTCTCAGTTCTCCTCTAGCTCGCTCTCACATGGCTTGGCGACTCCGCCGACGCCGCCTCTCCGTCTCCGGCCTCACTTCCGTGCAGAACAGAAACCCCAAAGCCACAAACCTCATGTTCAGGGACCCCAGACCAAGGTTGTCATAGCAAAAATGCACCGAGCCATTTTGCTATAACACCCTTGCCATTCTTAGATAATCATAGCTAGGCTGGTCTTATGACTGGACAAAAATGACAACAAaaattgaaacgaggcaaaatacTTGTCATTTTCATTGATAAAGAAGAAGAATAGAATGGCCGGTTTATTAGCGGAAAACCAGCCAAAACCATTCTGAAACACGACCGTCGCGAGGGCACACACAACCATCCTGGCTACCCGAAGATGCACACACACCACCAAAGTGAGCATGCGTCAAGGTTTCCCACCATCATTATGGC contains the following coding sequences:
- the LOC124662120 gene encoding VIN3-like protein 2; the encoded protein is MPVSVMRLIADPAKCRLLSVDAKRELVRELSKCPDKALELLHEWSRCDIIQIFCSELCQNRKYEGVSKQRILHFLFTAVNEKSCGHGKSMKRSGPEPDSSNIQLPCKRQKKSDAPVLPVIANTSVTADITGPTNIAHSCENSACRAVLAPADKFCKRCSCCICFKYDDNKDPSLWLSCNSDQPLEEESCGLSCHLECAFKDERSGILQNGQSKKLDGSYYCIHCGKQNDLLGCWKKQLLIAKDARRLDVLCHRIFISHKILISTQKYLVLHEVVDTALKKLEGELGPITGLPDKGRGIVGRLPVGTEVQRLCTRAIETLESMLNGALTADSQFQNFIKVEDVSHDSVTVVFDLDACPTLSRGLTGFNLWHRKASEEDYPSKLTGIIPMPARMLVVRGLAPCTSYVIKVVAFTGSKEIGSWEVRTNTTGCPKGLDAKDSLPVDVGKDPNNKSMKAKSSSGLSNPPTEGVESYKVSTNYVDLVSSSDSDVESNHSRDRKIDVVGLTEVDGPDRAPRVPASGLDGNEKEPGSAAQAALLKRSTEVMACGQRALKQNMGTIGPEIASHVHTENKSVSPPEYRGSLLHAMQKETENCKLVSAMSFEAKSGDHFPQDDSSKTETDPACLPCKRTPGRTEDGGHKDGRSEPSTSAQVCSLLKSSNSVHHKQVISLENAPDSLDPRTGNGIKSGNRIIGTGSGSNNDNHVPQPVPLKPGTKLWSPSSSNPSGKPNDIEQTDESAYVFCVKVIRWLECEGHVEANFRVKFLTWLSLRASWREKKIVSVFVDTFIDDPASLAGQLSDTFSEAIYTKWTPMAP